A region of the Gemmatimonadota bacterium genome:
ACCCGGGCGAAGTCCCAGCTCACGGGCCGCGCCGGAGAGCGAGACAATGAGGGCGCCCTGTTCGGCGGAGAGGCCGCGTTCGGCGCGGATGGCCGGCGTCAGCGTCACGAGCTCGAAATCGGCGAGGGCGCGGATCCGCTCTGCGGTGAGGGAGGGCAGGTCGGCGGGCCGGACGCGCACGGTGCGATCCTCGGCATCCTCGCCCACAGTAAGTTCGAGGGGCTGGCCCACCTCCGCGTCCAGCAGCCTGGCCTCCCAGTCCAGCGGTGTGCGTACCATACGGCCGGCCACGGCGCGCAGGCCCATCCCGGCGCGAAGCCCGGCCGCGGCCGCGGGCGAGCCGGGCGCCACGTGGGCGATCCGCACGCGGCGCCGGCGGCCGCCGCCGTTCGCGTCCGTCGCTTCGACCTCCATGCCCACCCAGGCGCGCCGCACGCGCCCGTCATCCAGCAGATCCATGGCGATGCGCCGGGCCCGGTTGATGGGGATGGCGAAGCCCAAGCCCTCGCTGCCGCCGCTCTTCGAGATGATGGACGAGTTGACGCCCACCACCTCACCCAGGGCATTGACCAGCGGGCCGCCTGAGTTGCCGGGGTTGATGGAGGCGTCCGTCTGGATCATGTCCAGGTAGAACCCCCGATCACCCTCGCCCGCCGGGATGATGTTGCGGCCCACGCCGCTTACCACGCCGGCCGTGACCGTGGGCTCCGGGTTGGACAGCAAATAGCCGAAGGGGTTGCCAATGGCGAGAACCCACTCGCCGATCACCAGATCGTCCGAGTCGCCCAGGGGCGCGAGCGGGAGCGGGGCGTCACCGCGGCCGGCACCGCG
Encoded here:
- a CDS encoding trypsin-like peptidase domain-containing protein yields the protein MRLRRSVAALGWILALAGVASAIVVNRRRDASPASPALEPAGWAAQAPAGRQPAAPPPRGAAAAAAQAEVDASRRTAIVLAANRVAAAVVSVNAVRREAVQPSSLWERFFVPPGYEREVTGLGSGFVIREDGLVLTNEHVVRAADRVVVTLADGREYEAEVLGTDEVTDLALLRVRGAGRGDAPLPLAPLGDSDDLVIGEWVLAIGNPFGYLLSNPEPTVTAGVVSGVGRNIIPAGEGDRGFYLDMIQTDASINPGNSGGPLVNALGEVVGVNSSIISKSGGSEGLGFAIPINRARRIAMDLLDDGRVRRAWVGMEVEATDANGGGRRRRVRIAHVAPGSPAAAAGLRAGMGLRAVAGRMVRTPLDWEARLLDAEVGQPLELTVGEDAEDRTVRVRPADLPSLTAERIRALADFELVTLTPAIRAERGLSAEQGALIVSLSGAARELGLRPGDLILQVNRQPIRTAEEAAALMRRLAGRGPVRVFFERRGQIGSTSFYVSG